The bacterium region GAGATGGCACACGCTGTGCTACAGAAGCGCGATTACTTCATCTTTATGCACCGTCTGGCCAGTGGCGACATTCGGACTGTCGAAGTTCGCTCAACGCCGCTCCACGTCAATGAGCAGACCTTGCTTTTCTCCATTGTCAGCGACGTCACAGACCTTCATAGAGCGCAGCAAGTACTCCAGAAGAACGAGCGGCTGCTGCGTGAATCGCAGAAGGCCGCCCGGATCGGAAGCTACATCAATACGCTTGAAGCGGGGACGTTTGAGAGCACAAGCGTCCTTGATGAAATCTTCGGAATCACCAAGAACTACCCGCACACCAACGAAGGCTGGGTGAAGTTCATGCATCCGGATTTCATGCAGGCGATGCACGATGCGCTTTTGGACTCGATCAACAACAAGAAACCGTTTGATGCCGAATACAAGATCATTCGGCCAAGCGATGGCGCCGAGCGCTGGATGCATGGTCTCGGACAAATTACCTATGACGACAAGGGCAAAGCTATCAGCCTGATCGGCACAGTGCAGGATATCACCGAGCGCAAGCGGACAGAGGAAGATCTTAAACGGCAGGCGGCCCTTATTAATTCCATGCTGGATTCAGATCCTGACATCGTCTTTTTCAAGAATACCGAGGGGGTTTACCTGGGCTGCAACCCCGCCTTCGTCGAGTTCGTGGGGCGGCCAAAGAACGAGATTGTCGGGAAAACAGACCACGATCTGTTTGACAGGCAGGTTGCCGATACGTTCCGGGAAAATGACCGTCAGATGCTGGCGGAGCGCAAGCCCCGGCACAACGAGGAATGGGTCACCTATCCCAGTGGCCGGAAAGCATTGCTGGACACCCTCAAGACGCACTATTGGGGCCCGTACGGAGACCTCATCGGCGTGCTCGGTATCAGTCGCGATATCACTGAGCGCAAGCAGGCGGAGGCCGCGTTGGAAAGAAGCCGTGATCTACTCACCAACCTCGCCCAGTTGGTGCCCGGTGTTGTTTACCAATACCGGTTATATCCGGACGGACGTTCCGTATTTCCCTATTCGAGCCCGGGGATGAATGACATCTATGAAGTGACCCCTGAAGCCGTCATGGAAGATGCCACCCCGGTTTTTGGGCGATTGCATCCTGAGGACTACGCCAAGGTGGCCGAGGCCATTCAGGAATCGGCCCGCACTTTAAAGCAGTTTCATTGCGTATTCAGGGTCATCCTTCCGCGGCAAGGACTGCGCTGGCGCTGGTCCGAGGCGCGGCCGGAGCGGGTGGAGGATGGCAGCACCCTTTGGCACGGCACGATTCAAGACATTACCGACCAAAAGCTTGCGGAAGAATTGCAGGTTAAACTCCAGGATCAGTTAAATCAGGCCCAGAAGATGGAATCGGTGGGCCGCCTGGCCGGGGGCGTTGCGCACGACTTCAACAACCTGCTCATGTGTACCATGGGATACGCCCAACTGTGCCTGGACCGTCTTCCTGGGGATCATCCCGTCCGCGGCTACCTGAACGCGATCGTCTCAACTTCACAGCGCTCGGCCGATCTCACCCGGCAATTGCTGGCCTTCGCCCGTAAGCAGACCATTGAGCCCAAGGTCCTGGACCTGAACGACGCCATGGCAGGCATGCTCAAACTGCTGTGCCGCCTGATCGGCGAGGATATCAACCTGATCTTAATGCCGGGCGCGGGGTTGTGGCCAGTCAAACTTGACCCGTCTCAGATTGATCAGATCCTGGCGAACCTGTGCGTCAACGCCCGGGACGCGATCGCCGGAGTCGGTAAAGTCACCCTCGCGACTGCCAATGTCATGATCGATCAAGCCTTCTGCGCCAATCATGCGGGGTTTGTTCCCGGCGCGTATGTGCTGCTGACGGTTAGCGACGATGGCTGCGGGATGGATGAGGCTGTCCTTGCGAACATCTTCGAACCGTTTTTCACCACCAAGGACGTCGACAAGGGGACCGGTCTTGGGCTGGCCACGGTATACGGCATCGTCAAACAGAACGGTGGGTTCATCTATGTCGATAGCGAACCGGGCAAAGGCACAACCTTCAAGATCTACGTGCCGCGGTTCGTAGGGGATGCCCCGAAAGCTGCTGCCGCAAGCACAGGGGAAGTGCCCCGCGGTCGCGGAGAGACAGTGCTCATGGTAGAGGACGAAAAATCGCTTCGCGAGACGTGCGAGTTGTTTCTGGAAGCACTC contains the following coding sequences:
- a CDS encoding PAS domain S-box protein, translating into MVRTYVATGDPIFKQRYLEILAIRDGKSPRPINYKNVYWDLVLNDGARPRSFGQTISMLELMRQAGFTAEEFKHLQSAKAASDWLTGTELKAMALAESTTPPTDANRNMASQRLYDTDYHQAKCNIMRPIGEFVDMVDQRTLATVDDAKLNLGRTRLVFIVLGVTLVFMLARTLYLIKAEKNEKEQGETSLKSSEDALRKSEQRFRQMFENNAAVLLLIEPDSGAIVDANPAAASFYGYSVEKIRAMRLDQINTLTPSEIAAEMAHAVLQKRDYFIFMHRLASGDIRTVEVRSTPLHVNEQTLLFSIVSDVTDLHRAQQVLQKNERLLRESQKAARIGSYINTLEAGTFESTSVLDEIFGITKNYPHTNEGWVKFMHPDFMQAMHDALLDSINNKKPFDAEYKIIRPSDGAERWMHGLGQITYDDKGKAISLIGTVQDITERKRTEEDLKRQAALINSMLDSDPDIVFFKNTEGVYLGCNPAFVEFVGRPKNEIVGKTDHDLFDRQVADTFRENDRQMLAERKPRHNEEWVTYPSGRKALLDTLKTHYWGPYGDLIGVLGISRDITERKQAEAALERSRDLLTNLAQLVPGVVYQYRLYPDGRSVFPYSSPGMNDIYEVTPEAVMEDATPVFGRLHPEDYAKVAEAIQESARTLKQFHCVFRVILPRQGLRWRWSEARPERVEDGSTLWHGTIQDITDQKLAEELQVKLQDQLNQAQKMESVGRLAGGVAHDFNNLLMCTMGYAQLCLDRLPGDHPVRGYLNAIVSTSQRSADLTRQLLAFARKQTIEPKVLDLNDAMAGMLKLLCRLIGEDINLILMPGAGLWPVKLDPSQIDQILANLCVNARDAIAGVGKVTLATANVMIDQAFCANHAGFVPGAYVLLTVSDDGCGMDEAVLANIFEPFFTTKDVDKGTGLGLATVYGIVKQNGGFIYVDSEPGKGTTFKIYVPRFVGDAPKAAAASTGEVPRGRGETVLMVEDEKSLRETCELFLEALGYKVLVADTPTAALGMAAQHKHDIHLLFTDVIMPGMNGLELAEKLQAVKPGLKVLFMSGYTADVIFNRKVPDEGLHYIQKPFSRDNLARKVREVLG